The following proteins come from a genomic window of Ilumatobacter coccineus YM16-304:
- the tyrS gene encoding tyrosine--tRNA ligase: protein MGDMPLVNDDLIADLEARGLIHDSTDREHLRAQVAEGPIGIYYGCDPTADSLHVGNLIGLVMLRRFQDAGHKAIALAGGATGMIGDPSGKSEERNLLDDDTLNHNVACIKEQLGRIVDLDDPQRGVLVDNREWTQPISILEFLRDVGRHVTVNQMLARESIKVRINSEHGISFTEFSYMLLQANDYLHLFDEYGCMIQIGGSDQWGNIISGVDLIRRKRQTAVHAFSWPLLTASDGSKIGKTAGARVWLDPAKTSPYTLRQHMMQTADADVRAQLLTFSLRDVAEIEEIAAAHAEAPHKRLGQRTLATDVVSLVHSPEAAAAAEEAADLLFASDPTGASEQAFETLAAEIPHTRLHVDELDDPINVFVATDLAKSNGDARRTMDQGAYYVNGVSFTANDQLSDQKRLHGKYLLLRKGKKSHHLVELILPA from the coding sequence ATGGGCGATATGCCCCTCGTGAACGACGATCTCATTGCCGACCTCGAAGCTCGTGGACTCATCCACGACTCGACCGACCGCGAGCACCTGCGTGCCCAGGTGGCCGAGGGTCCGATCGGCATCTACTACGGATGCGATCCGACGGCCGACAGTCTTCACGTCGGCAACCTCATCGGCCTGGTGATGCTGCGCCGCTTCCAAGACGCCGGCCACAAGGCGATCGCGTTGGCCGGGGGAGCGACGGGCATGATCGGCGACCCGAGCGGAAAGTCCGAGGAGCGCAATCTGCTCGACGACGACACGCTCAACCACAACGTGGCATGCATCAAAGAGCAGTTGGGTCGCATCGTCGATCTCGACGACCCGCAGCGCGGGGTGCTCGTCGACAACCGTGAGTGGACGCAACCGATCTCGATCCTCGAGTTCTTGCGCGACGTCGGGCGTCACGTCACGGTCAATCAGATGCTGGCGCGCGAGAGCATCAAGGTCCGGATCAACTCCGAGCACGGCATCAGCTTCACCGAGTTCAGCTACATGCTGCTCCAGGCGAACGACTACCTGCACCTGTTCGACGAGTACGGCTGCATGATCCAGATCGGTGGTTCCGATCAGTGGGGCAACATCATCTCGGGCGTCGACCTCATCCGCCGCAAACGACAGACCGCCGTCCACGCGTTCTCCTGGCCGTTGCTCACCGCGTCCGACGGCTCGAAGATCGGCAAGACCGCCGGCGCCCGCGTCTGGCTCGACCCGGCGAAGACGAGCCCCTACACGTTGCGGCAACACATGATGCAGACCGCGGACGCCGATGTGCGTGCCCAGTTGCTCACCTTCTCGCTGCGTGACGTCGCCGAGATCGAGGAGATCGCCGCGGCCCATGCCGAGGCGCCACACAAGCGGCTCGGTCAGCGCACGCTCGCGACCGATGTCGTGTCGCTGGTGCACAGCCCCGAGGCGGCCGCCGCGGCCGAGGAGGCGGCCGATCTGCTGTTCGCGAGCGACCCGACCGGAGCGTCGGAGCAGGCGTTCGAGACACTCGCCGCCGAGATCCCGCACACCCGACTCCACGTCGATGAGCTCGACGATCCGATCAACGTCTTCGTGGCCACCGACCTGGCGAAATCCAACGGTGACGCGCGTCGCACCATGGACCAGGGCGCGTACTACGTCAATGGGGTCTCGTTCACCGCGAATGACCAGCTCAGCGACCAGAAACGGCTGCACGGGAAGTACCTCCTGCTGCGCAAGGGCAAGAAGTCGCACCACCTCGTCGAACTAATCTTGCCGGCGTAG